ACTGGAGAACATAAAAAATACAGAACATTTGAACCAAGCAAACAGACACTTGAATTAAATGTTTACTAGAACAAATTAGCGTAGTTAATGGCTTAGAAAACACTAAAAAAGCAGAAATTGTTTTAGTTTGTGTTGGTTGATTATAACACCATTTGACATAGGTATACTCTTCAGTCATTTCTATATATGCCTCCACTAATGACTTAGAAAGTAATTAAGTCACAACACAACTATGAAATAAAATTACTTATTAAATAGTTCGTTTTAAATCACAAAATCTAATATTAAAATTAATGACTTATTTCTAAGAGATTTAATGTAAGTTAAAAAAATAAGTATTAAGTTCAATAGATTAACATCTAATCATTTTCTGTATAGAGGATGGGGAGAGTTGTTTTATAATGGATGAAAGAACAGTTTTTGTAGAGGGTGTATTACCAAATTTTGAATCATTAGGTGCTTCAATTAAGAAAGTGTTATTAAAATCTACAAATAATTTGGAATGGCTCTCTAAGGGTGATCTTGTTCTTTTAAAACCTGCCCTGAATTCACCTAACCCTTACCCATCCACAACACATCCACTATCAGTAAAGGTTGTCAAGGAACTTCTAACAGAAAGGGGTGCAGAGGTAGTTGTTGGAGATCAATCAGGATTAAAGGATGTTCTCCACGATTCATCTGGTGTTATACATGGAAAAACTCAGGACAATTATATCAAATCAGGCATGGGTACAATAGAGGACAGATTCATAAGTTTTGAATCTGAAGGTTGGGAAGAAGGATTTATCCACCACCAATCAGAACATACCACATCATGGCCAAAGGGTTTTTATGTAACCAGATGGATTAAAGAAGCTGATCATATTATAAATTTGCCAAGATTAAGTACACACAGTCAGGCAGGTGTTACCCTGGGTTTTAAGAATATGGTAGGTATATTAAGGGATGATAGCAGGATGGATTTCCATGCAAACGGTCCATTTAATAATTTCATAAAAAATGAAACCCACGGAAGCAATCTTAAATCCATGGATGATGGATCTGATACTTTTATTGAAAAGATAGTGGAAATAAATGATGCCATAAAAGAAAAACTTCGTACAACACTTTTTGTTGCAACAAAGGCACAGACAACATTCGGACCAAACACCAATTCCCTTAAAATTGGAAAATTAGAAATAGGTAAGGCACATGTTGTTGAACTCAAACCAGGACTAGTATTTGCAAGTAACGATCCAGTTTCAACAGAATCATTCGCAATAGCAATATTAAAAGAATTAAGAAAGAACTTACCTTCTTTACTCCGACTTTCTTCCGGATTACTATTATTTTCCAACAGTAACGTTACTAAACTTAACGAGACACCCATCAAGGATATGATATTTATTCGCCATGCAATAGATATAGGACTAGGAGAAATGCCCACCCAACTACTTTATAACAATGTTCCAGAAAGTTTAAAGGAATGCTTGAAAAAATACATTTAAAAAAAAACACTAAATTTATGGTAGTATTATATAAATTAATAAAATTAGAATAAATCTTAAATCATGAATATTTTTTGTATTATTAACTTTTACTTTTTATTAAACCCCCTATTATTCCACCTATAACACCAATGATTCCTCCAATAATTATAGCTATGATTAGTACTGTAACTATTGCTACTAATCCTGATACAACTGCAACGTCAGCAAACAGGGTACTTAATCCAATTAAACTAAGTATAAGCACAATTACAGCTGCAACAGCACCAACTGCCGCTCCGTGGATAGCTCCATTCATGTAGTCTCCATTTACTGAGTAACCAACATATATTGTTGCAATTAAGTATCCTAATATGTCTCCCCATGATGTTAGAATTCCAAGGATTAAACCAAGTATTATTGCTATCACTAAACCATTTATTATATGCGTCCATTTTACTTCTACCATTATTTTCAACTCCTTAATATTTATTTCATTTAAATATTCTTTTTC
This sequence is a window from Methanobacterium sp. SMA-27. Protein-coding genes within it:
- a CDS encoding DUF362 domain-containing protein, which translates into the protein MDERTVFVEGVLPNFESLGASIKKVLLKSTNNLEWLSKGDLVLLKPALNSPNPYPSTTHPLSVKVVKELLTERGAEVVVGDQSGLKDVLHDSSGVIHGKTQDNYIKSGMGTIEDRFISFESEGWEEGFIHHQSEHTTSWPKGFYVTRWIKEADHIINLPRLSTHSQAGVTLGFKNMVGILRDDSRMDFHANGPFNNFIKNETHGSNLKSMDDGSDTFIEKIVEINDAIKEKLRTTLFVATKAQTTFGPNTNSLKIGKLEIGKAHVVELKPGLVFASNDPVSTESFAIAILKELRKNLPSLLRLSSGLLLFSNSNVTKLNETPIKDMIFIRHAIDIGLGEMPTQLLYNNVPESLKECLKKYI
- a CDS encoding DUF5518 domain-containing protein; its protein translation is MVEVKWTHIINGLVIAIILGLILGILTSWGDILGYLIATIYVGYSVNGDYMNGAIHGAAVGAVAAVIVLILSLIGLSTLFADVAVVSGLVAIVTVLIIAIIIGGIIGVIGGIIGGLIKSKS